Proteins encoded by one window of Salvia splendens isolate huo1 chromosome 5, SspV2, whole genome shotgun sequence:
- the LOC121801989 gene encoding cyclin-D3-1-like isoform X2: MAIEQSAEKSFLDATLYCEEEKWADVDEDDDDTLSLSPLLLLEQDLFWEDEELQSLFSKEKQTRPISNHSLSLSPSRKESVHWILKINAHYSFSPLTAILAVNYLDRFLSSLAEDKPWMMHLAALTCLSLAAKLEETHVPLLLDLQVEETKYVFEPKTVQRMELLVLSALEWRMNPVTPVSFLDHIIRRLGLKSHHVHWEFLTPCQNLLLSVSSDPRFTLYLPSVLATATMLHVIHRLEPRRAVEYETQLLGVLKINKEEVDECYEVIQEFHFQVAQMLQF; encoded by the exons ATGGCTATTGAGCAATCCGCTGAGAAATCCTTCCTCGACGCCACCCTCTACTGCGAAGAAGAGAAATGGGCCGACGTCGATGAAGACGACGAtgacactctctctctctccccattGCTTCTCCTGGAGCAGGACCTCTTCTGGGAAGACGAGGAGCTCCAGTCTCTCTTCTCCAAGGAGAAACAAACACGCCCCATCTCcaaccactctctctctctctctccatccaGAAAGGAATCCGTCCACTGGATTCTCAAAATCAACGCTCACTACTCCTTCTCCCCTCTCACCGCCATCCTCGCCGTCAACTACCTCGACCGCTTCCTCTCCTCCCTCGCCGAAGACAAGCCCTGGATGATGCACCTCGCCGCCCTCACCTGCCTCTCTCTCGCCGCCAAGCTCGAAGAGACCCACGTCCCTCTTCTCTTAGATCTTCAA GTTGAGGAAACCAAATACGTTTTCGAGCCCAAGACTGTCCAGAGAATGGAGCTGCTAGTGCTGTCGGCTCTGGAATGGCGGATGAATCCAGTCACCCCGGTTTCGTTTCTCGATCACATTATAAGAAGGCTCGGATTGAAGAGCCACCACGTCCACTGGGAATTCCTCACCCCCTGCCAGAATCTCCTTCTCTCTGTCTCTTCAG ATCCGAGATTCACACTGTATCTCCCCTCTGTGTTGGCGACTGCGACAATGCTTCACGTGATACACCGATTGGAGCCGCGGCGCGCCGTTGAGTATGAGACCCAGCTTCTCGGCGTGCTCAAAATCAACAAG GAAGAAGTGGATGAGTGTTACGAGGTGATTCAAGAG TTCCACTTCCAGGTAGCCCAGATGCTGCAATTTTGA
- the LOC121805615 gene encoding cyclase-like protein 2 yields the protein MKNGSDYNFSELKLPLHAGTHVDAPGHFYDNYFDQGFDVDTLDLRVLNGPVLLVDVPRDKNITAQVMKSLHIPKGVKRVLFRTLNTDRRLMYKKEFDSSFVGFTKDGAQWLVDNTDVKLVGTDYLSVGAFDYATAAHLVFLKSKEIILVEGLKLDDVQAGIYSVHCLPLRLVGSEGSPIRCILM from the exons ATGAAGAATGGCTCCGACTACAACTTCTCCGAGTTGAAGCTGCCCCTTCACGCCGGAACTCACGTCGACGCGCCAGGCCATTTCTACGACAACTACTTTGATCAAGGGTTTGATGTCGATACCCTTGACCTCAGAGTACTCAATG GTCCTGTGTTGCTTGTAGATGTTCCCAGAGACAAGAATATTACTG CTCAAGTAATGAAGTCCTTACACATTCCCAAGGGTGTGAAAAGAGTACTATTCAGGACACTAAATACAGATAG GCGCCTAATGTACAAAAAGGAATTTGATTCGAGTTTCGTTGGATTCACGAAAGATGGAGCACAGTGGCTTGTAGATAACACTGATGTTAAACTTGTGG GAACTGATTACTTGTCTGTTGGTGCTTTCGATTATGCAACCGCTGCTCATCTTGTTTTTCTTAAAAGCAAG GAAATCATCCTAGTTGAAGGGCTAAAACTTGATGATGTTCAAGCTGGAATATACTCTGTACATTGCTTGCCTTTGAGATTGGTTGGTTCTGAGGGTTCACCCATTAGATGTATTCTGATGTAA
- the LOC121801989 gene encoding cyclin-D3-1-like isoform X1 translates to MAIEQSAEKSFLDATLYCEEEKWADVDEDDDDTLSLSPLLLLEQDLFWEDEELQSLFSKEKQTRPISNHSLSLSPSRKESVHWILKINAHYSFSPLTAILAVNYLDRFLSSLAEDKPWMMHLAALTCLSLAAKLEETHVPLLLDLQVEETKYVFEPKTVQRMELLVLSALEWRMNPVTPVSFLDHIIRRLGLKSHHVHWEFLTPCQNLLLSVSSDPRFTLYLPSVLATATMLHVIHRLEPRRAVEYETQLLGVLKINKEEVDECYEVIQEVLDSISNNGYNNGLKRKICQVPLPGSPDAAILNSDCKKARVHQIRLPSLITHSPSPSLNI, encoded by the exons ATGGCTATTGAGCAATCCGCTGAGAAATCCTTCCTCGACGCCACCCTCTACTGCGAAGAAGAGAAATGGGCCGACGTCGATGAAGACGACGAtgacactctctctctctccccattGCTTCTCCTGGAGCAGGACCTCTTCTGGGAAGACGAGGAGCTCCAGTCTCTCTTCTCCAAGGAGAAACAAACACGCCCCATCTCcaaccactctctctctctctctccatccaGAAAGGAATCCGTCCACTGGATTCTCAAAATCAACGCTCACTACTCCTTCTCCCCTCTCACCGCCATCCTCGCCGTCAACTACCTCGACCGCTTCCTCTCCTCCCTCGCCGAAGACAAGCCCTGGATGATGCACCTCGCCGCCCTCACCTGCCTCTCTCTCGCCGCCAAGCTCGAAGAGACCCACGTCCCTCTTCTCTTAGATCTTCAA GTTGAGGAAACCAAATACGTTTTCGAGCCCAAGACTGTCCAGAGAATGGAGCTGCTAGTGCTGTCGGCTCTGGAATGGCGGATGAATCCAGTCACCCCGGTTTCGTTTCTCGATCACATTATAAGAAGGCTCGGATTGAAGAGCCACCACGTCCACTGGGAATTCCTCACCCCCTGCCAGAATCTCCTTCTCTCTGTCTCTTCAG ATCCGAGATTCACACTGTATCTCCCCTCTGTGTTGGCGACTGCGACAATGCTTCACGTGATACACCGATTGGAGCCGCGGCGCGCCGTTGAGTATGAGACCCAGCTTCTCGGCGTGCTCAAAATCAACAAG GAAGAAGTGGATGAGTGTTACGAGGTGATTCAAGAGGTACTAGATTCAATTTCAAACAATGGATACAACAATGGATTGAAGCGTAAAATTTGTCAAGTTCCACTTCCAGGTAGCCCAGATGCTGCAATTTTGAATTCGGATTGCAAGAAAGCAAGAGTTCATCAAATCAGACTCCCCTCATTAATTACacactctccctctccctctctaaACATTTAA
- the LOC121805611 gene encoding phosphatidylinositol 3,4,5-trisphosphate 3-phosphatase and protein-tyrosine-phosphatase PTEN2A-like, with protein sequence MSSESSDSTNVPDVKSVETKTSTYAESDPNNSERDAPSKFSASGISTWAKSLKIPQPFTGTQELSPSGNSGKSTFSRLTSGLGLSPKSPQSEESSAASSPTTPTGILGTITKGLVDSSKNAVKAVQVKARHVVSQNKRRYQDGGFDLDMTYITENIIAMGFPAGDMSSGFFGYVEGFYRNHMEEVIKFFETYHKDKYKVYNLCSERLYDASLFEGKVASFPFDDHNCPPIQLIISFCQSAYSWLKEDIENVVVVHCKAGMARTGLMISSLLLYLKFFPTAEESIDYYNQKRCTDGKGLVLPSQIRYVKYFERILAYFNGENQPGRRCMLRGFRLHSCPYWIRPSITVSDHNGVLFSTKKHPRTKDLSSEDFWFSAPKKGIMVFALPGEPGLTELAGDFKVHFHDGKGDFYCWLNTTMIENRKVLNTSDLDGFDKRKLPSPGFQVEVVLVDYDPAAVAARPPSETSENSGANSASMPTPGPVEEATAAAAKDSKKDKDDEFSDSNSEENASSKSRQTVVSSHAAGSVAVKDPTTQNNADPNEIANLTRKTEQVALGSSATTHAEAGKETGMGTEMSGSAGEVSEFKAMAADASIFSFGDEEDEESE encoded by the exons ATGAGCTCCGAATCTTCTGATTCGACGAATGTGCCTGATGTTAAGTCTGTAGAGACCAAAACGTCAACTTATGCGGAATCTGATCCAAATAATTCTGAACGTGATGCACCATCAAAATTCTCAGCTTCTGGAATCTCCACTTGGGCAAAAAGTCTAAAAATCCCCCAGCCATTTACTGGAACACAGGAACTATCACCTTCAGGAAACTCAGGGAAGTCAACTTTTTCACGTTTAACTAGTGGTTTGGGGTTGTCTCCCAAGTCTCCCCAATCAGAAGAAAGTTCTGCTGCTTCTTCACCAACTACACCGACAGGCATATTGGGAACCATTACAAAAGGATTGGTCGACTCATCCAAGAATGCTGTCAAGGCTGTGCAGGTCAAAGCCCGCCATGTTGTATCTCAAAATAAGCGAAGATACCAG GATGGGGGATTTGATCTAGATATGACCTATATCACAGAGAATATCATTGCAATGGGCTTCCCTGCTGGTGATATGAGCTCTGGATTTTTTGGATATGTTGAG GGATTCTATCGGAACCACATGGAGGAAGTAATTAAGTTCTTTGAAACATACCATAAG GACAAATACAAAGTGTACAACCTTTGTTCTGAAAGATTGTATGATGCATCTTTATTTGAGGGAAAG GTCGCTAGTTTTCCATTTGATGACCATAACTGTCCTCCTATTCAACTGATCATATCATTTTGCCAAAGTGCGTATTCATGGTTAAAGGAAGATATTGAAAATGTCGTGGTCGTGCATTGTAAAGCTGGGATGGCCAGGACCGGATTGATGATTTCCAGTCTTCTCCTGTATCTGAAG TTCTTCCCTACAGCTGAGGAATCAATCGATTATTACAATCAGAAAAGGTGTACTGATGGTAAAGGGCTTGTTTTGCCTAGCCAGATT AGATATGTCAAGTATTTTGAACGCATTCTGGCTTACTTCAATGGGGAAAACCAGCCAGGTCGAAG ATGCATGCTTAGAGGATTCCGGCTGCATAGCTGCCCGTACTGGATCAGGCCTTCCATTACAGTCTCTGATCATAATG GTGTGCTCTTCTCAACAAAGAAGCATCCAAGAACCAAAGACTTGTCG TCTGAAGATTTTTGGTTTAGTGCACCTAAGAAAGGAATAATGGTGTTTGCCCTTCCTGGAGAACCTGGCTTAACAGAGTTGGCTGGTGATTTCAAGGTCCATTTTCATGATGGCAAAGGGGATTTCTATTG CTGGTTGAACACAACAATGATTGAAAACCGTAAAGTCTTAAACACAAGTGATCTCGATGGCTTTGATAAG CGGAAATTGCCATCTCCAGGCTTTCAAGTCGAAGTAGTTCTCGTGGATTATGATCCTGCTGCTGTTGCCGCAAGGCCTCCGTCAGAGACTAGTGAAAATTCTGGTGCCAATTCGGCCTCAATGCCAACCCCTGGTCCAGTCGAGGAAGCCACAGCTGCAGCTGCAAAAGACTCGAAGAAAGACAAAGATGACGAGTTCTCCGACAGCAATTCTGAGGAAAACGCATCCTCAAAATCCAGACAAACTGTAGTCTCTTCCCATGCCGCTGGGTCAGTGGCTGTGAAAGATCCTACAACTCAAAACAACGCTGATCCAAATGAAATTGCAAATTTAACACGCAAGACTGAGCAGGTCGCGTTAGGATCTTCAGCTACCACGCATGCTGAGGCGGGAAAAGAAACTGGTATGGGAACCGAAATGTCCGGCTCAGCTGGGGAGGTAAGTGAGTTCAAGGCGATGGCTGCTGATGCATCGATTTTTTCATTTGGAGACGAGGAGGACGAGGAAAGCGAGTAA
- the LOC121805614 gene encoding cyclase-like protein 2, with protein sequence MTPPQLLLLTSALLLAHTLIQFASATSNEAYPPPYGLDQPWTPAADDPVPVRREVYGGGRIIDISHRYHPDMPSWESPDGLGHFLWLAKSIKNGELANNSEMKLPTHTGTHVDAPGHVFDHYFDAGFDVDTLDLDVLNGNALLVDVPRDKNITAEVMKTLNIPKGVRRVLFRTLNTDRGLMYKKAFDTSYVGFMKDGAQWLVDNTDIKLVGVDYLSVAAFDDLLPSHYVFLEGREIILVEGLKLDGAEAGIYSVHCLPLRLVGAEGSPIRCILIKP encoded by the exons ATGACTCCGCCGCAACTCCTCCTGCTAACATCTGCGTTGCTTCTGGCGCATACGCTAATCCAATTCGCCTCCGCCACCTCCAACGAGGCTTATCCCCCGCCATACGGACTCGATCAGCCCTGGACTCCCGCCGCCGATGATCCAGTCCCTGTGCGCCGCGAAGTGTACGGAGGCGGCCGTATCATCGACATAAGCCACCGGTACCACCCGGACATGCCGTCCTGGGAGTCCCCCGACGGCCTCGGCCACTTCCTGTGGCTCGCTAAGAGCATCAAAAACGGGGAGCTCGCTAATAACTCCGAGATGAAGCTCCCCACCCACACCGGGACCCACGTCGATGCGCCGGGACACGTCTTCGATCACTACTTCGATGCCGGCTTCGACGTTGACACGCTCGACCTCGATGTTCTTAACG GTAATGCATTGCTTGTAGATGTTCCCAGAGACAAAAATATCACTG CCGAAGTTATGAAGACCTTAAATATTCCAAAGGGAGTACGAAGAGTACTCTTTAGAACACTAAATACGGACAG AGGCCTTATGTACAAGAAGGCATTTGACACAAGTTATGTTGGGTTCATGAAAGATGGGGCACAGTGGCTTGTCGATAATACTGACATCAAACTTGTGG GAGTGGATTACCTGTCGGTGGCTGCATTCGACGACCTACTTCCTTCTCATTATGTTTTCCTTGAAGgaagg GAAATAATCCTAGTAGAAGGGCTGAAACTTGATGGTGCAGAAGCAGGAATATATTCAGTGCACTGCTTGCCTTTGAGATTGGTGGGTGCAGAGGGATCGCCGATTAGATGTATTCTCATCAAGCCATGA
- the LOC121801989 gene encoding cyclin-D3-1-like isoform X3: protein MAIEQSAEKSFLDATLYCEEEKWADVDEDDDDTLSLSPLLLLEQDLFWEDEELQSLFSKEKQTRPISNHSLSLSPSRKESVHWILKINAHYSFSPLTAILAVNYLDRFLSSLAEDKPWMMHLAALTCLSLAAKLEETHVPLLLDLQVEETKYVFEPKTVQRMELLVLSALEWRMNPVTPVSFLDHIIRRLGLKSHHVHWEFLTPCQNLLLSVSSDPRFTLYLPSVLATATMLHVIHRLEPRRAVEYETQLLGVLKINKEEVDECYEVIQEVAQMLQF from the exons ATGGCTATTGAGCAATCCGCTGAGAAATCCTTCCTCGACGCCACCCTCTACTGCGAAGAAGAGAAATGGGCCGACGTCGATGAAGACGACGAtgacactctctctctctccccattGCTTCTCCTGGAGCAGGACCTCTTCTGGGAAGACGAGGAGCTCCAGTCTCTCTTCTCCAAGGAGAAACAAACACGCCCCATCTCcaaccactctctctctctctctccatccaGAAAGGAATCCGTCCACTGGATTCTCAAAATCAACGCTCACTACTCCTTCTCCCCTCTCACCGCCATCCTCGCCGTCAACTACCTCGACCGCTTCCTCTCCTCCCTCGCCGAAGACAAGCCCTGGATGATGCACCTCGCCGCCCTCACCTGCCTCTCTCTCGCCGCCAAGCTCGAAGAGACCCACGTCCCTCTTCTCTTAGATCTTCAA GTTGAGGAAACCAAATACGTTTTCGAGCCCAAGACTGTCCAGAGAATGGAGCTGCTAGTGCTGTCGGCTCTGGAATGGCGGATGAATCCAGTCACCCCGGTTTCGTTTCTCGATCACATTATAAGAAGGCTCGGATTGAAGAGCCACCACGTCCACTGGGAATTCCTCACCCCCTGCCAGAATCTCCTTCTCTCTGTCTCTTCAG ATCCGAGATTCACACTGTATCTCCCCTCTGTGTTGGCGACTGCGACAATGCTTCACGTGATACACCGATTGGAGCCGCGGCGCGCCGTTGAGTATGAGACCCAGCTTCTCGGCGTGCTCAAAATCAACAAG GAAGAAGTGGATGAGTGTTACGAGGTGATTCAAGAG GTAGCCCAGATGCTGCAATTTTGA